A single window of Flavobacterium aestivum DNA harbors:
- a CDS encoding sodium-translocating pyrophosphatase → MNSIMIYVPIFMALAGLVFMAIKKSWVLKQDAGDGKMKEISEHIYEGALAFLKAEYRLLAVFVVIASVVLAGVTFIPGVKTNILIVVAFVSGAFFSALAGNMGMKIATKTNVRTTQAARTSLPQALKVSFGGGTVMGLGVAGLAVLGLTGFFIIFFQIFMNGHWSSTEDMTVVLETLAGFSLGAESIALFARVGGGIYTKAADVGADLVGKVEAGIPEDDPRNPATIADNVGDNVGDVAGMGADLFGSYVATVLAAMVLGNYVIKDMGGNIQDAFGGIGPILLPMAIAGFGILFSIIGTMLVKIIDENAKEAEVQKALNIGNWVSIVLTAVTCYFLVQYMLPKTMSMTFFGEESMDISSMRVFYVALIGLIVGGAISSVTEYYTGLGKKPVLAIVQKSSTGAGTNVIAGLATGMISTFPTVLLFAVAIWSSYALAGFYGVALAASAMMATTAMQLAIDAFGPISDNAGGIAEMSELPKEVRTRTDILDSVGNTTAATGKGFAIASAALTSLALFAAYVTFTGIDGINIFKAPVLAMLFVGGMIPVVFSALAMNSVGKAAMDMVYEVRRQFKEIPGIMEGTGKPEYAKCVDISTKAALREMMLPGILTIGFPIGIVLLGKLVYGGNNQMIAEMLGGYMAGVTVSGVLWAIFQNNAGGAWDNAKKSFEAGVMINGEMTYKGSDAHKAAVTGDTIGDPFKDTSGPSMNILIKLTCLIGLVMAPILGSGGSTIDSQEACCIKKEISMKKCHMGEEAMMMGKCDMSQLSKMTKEECAKMCDSLKCSPEQKEMCLSHYDKDGKFVAHKGKACCAKKAMSMNNEIRIEKTNLNGKVSATITTTVDGNVVVKKFEGTDAEVQAQIDAAE, encoded by the coding sequence ATTAGCAGGGCTTGTTTTTATGGCTATCAAAAAATCTTGGGTATTGAAGCAAGATGCTGGCGATGGTAAAATGAAGGAAATATCGGAACACATATATGAGGGGGCATTAGCTTTCTTAAAAGCAGAATATAGATTGCTGGCAGTATTTGTAGTAATCGCAAGTGTTGTTTTGGCAGGGGTCACTTTTATTCCGGGAGTCAAAACAAATATATTAATAGTGGTAGCATTTGTATCAGGCGCATTCTTTTCTGCCTTAGCAGGAAATATGGGAATGAAAATTGCAACAAAAACAAATGTAAGAACCACTCAGGCTGCCCGTACGAGTTTACCACAAGCCTTGAAAGTCTCTTTTGGTGGAGGTACGGTAATGGGATTAGGTGTAGCCGGTTTAGCTGTTTTAGGTTTAACCGGTTTTTTTATTATTTTCTTCCAAATATTTATGAATGGGCATTGGTCCTCTACAGAAGATATGACGGTAGTTTTAGAAACACTGGCGGGTTTTTCTCTTGGAGCAGAATCTATCGCTTTGTTTGCACGTGTGGGTGGCGGAATCTACACCAAAGCGGCAGATGTAGGTGCTGATTTAGTAGGTAAAGTAGAAGCAGGTATTCCAGAAGACGATCCTCGTAATCCTGCGACAATTGCCGATAATGTTGGAGATAATGTTGGAGACGTTGCAGGAATGGGAGCCGATTTATTTGGTTCATATGTGGCAACAGTACTTGCGGCAATGGTACTCGGGAATTATGTAATAAAAGATATGGGCGGAAATATTCAAGATGCTTTTGGCGGAATAGGACCTATCTTATTACCTATGGCAATTGCAGGTTTCGGAATTTTATTTTCTATAATAGGAACAATGCTTGTCAAAATTATTGATGAAAATGCCAAAGAAGCAGAAGTTCAAAAAGCATTAAACATAGGGAACTGGGTTTCTATTGTTTTAACGGCTGTTACTTGTTATTTCTTGGTGCAATATATGTTGCCAAAAACAATGAGTATGACTTTCTTTGGAGAGGAATCCATGGATATTTCGTCTATGAGAGTCTTTTATGTAGCACTTATTGGTCTGATAGTAGGAGGAGCCATTTCATCGGTAACAGAATATTATACAGGATTAGGTAAAAAACCAGTTTTGGCCATAGTACAAAAATCAAGTACAGGGGCAGGAACAAACGTAATAGCAGGATTAGCAACGGGAATGATTTCTACTTTTCCAACAGTATTACTGTTTGCAGTAGCTATTTGGTCGTCTTATGCTTTAGCAGGATTTTATGGAGTAGCTTTGGCGGCTTCTGCAATGATGGCTACAACAGCTATGCAATTGGCAATAGATGCTTTTGGACCTATATCGGACAATGCAGGTGGAATCGCAGAAATGAGTGAACTACCTAAAGAAGTGCGTACCAGAACTGATATTTTGGACTCGGTTGGTAATACAACGGCAGCAACAGGAAAAGGTTTCGCAATTGCTTCTGCAGCTCTAACGTCTTTGGCTTTATTTGCAGCTTATGTAACTTTTACAGGAATAGACGGAATTAATATTTTCAAAGCACCAGTATTGGCTATGTTGTTTGTTGGGGGGATGATACCAGTTGTTTTCTCAGCTTTAGCGATGAATTCAGTGGGGAAAGCCGCTATGGATATGGTATACGAAGTACGTCGTCAGTTCAAGGAAATTCCAGGAATTATGGAAGGAACAGGAAAGCCTGAATATGCAAAATGTGTTGATATTTCAACTAAAGCGGCATTGCGCGAAATGATGTTACCAGGAATTTTAACGATTGGTTTCCCAATTGGGATAGTACTTCTTGGTAAATTGGTTTACGGAGGAAACAACCAAATGATTGCCGAAATGCTTGGAGGATATATGGCAGGAGTTACAGTTTCTGGAGTACTTTGGGCTATTTTTCAAAATAATGCAGGAGGAGCTTGGGACAATGCTAAAAAATCATTCGAAGCAGGGGTTATGATTAATGGAGAGATGACCTATAAAGGATCTGATGCGCACAAAGCTGCAGTGACGGGAGATACCATTGGAGATCCGTTTAAAGACACTTCAGGACCATCGATGAATATCTTAATTAAATTAACTTGCTTAATAGGATTGGTTATGGCTCCAATTTTAGGAAGCGGAGGTAGTACAATTGATTCACAAGAGGCCTGTTGTATCAAGAAAGAAATTAGTATGAAAAAATGTCACATGGGAGAAGAAGCCATGATGATGGGGAAATGTGATATGTCTCAATTGTCTAAAATGACCAAAGAGGAATGTGCTAAGATGTGCGACAGTCTTAAGTGTTCTCCTGAGCAAAAAGAAATGTGTTTGTCTCATTATGATAAAGACGGGAAATTTGTAGCTCATAAAGGGAAAGCTTGTTGTGCTAAAAAGGCAATGTCAATGAATAATGAAATTAGAATAGAAAAAACAAATCTAAACGGAAAAGTAAGCGCAACAATTACAACCACAGTTGATGGTAATGTTGTTGTTAAGAAATTTGAAGGAACAGACGCTGAGGTACAAGCTCAGATTGATGCTGCGGAATAA